In the Sus scrofa isolate TJ Tabasco breed Duroc chromosome 6, Sscrofa11.1, whole genome shotgun sequence genome, one interval contains:
- the EDC4 gene encoding enhancer of mRNA-decapping protein 4 gives MASSCASIDIEDATQHLRDILKLDRPAGGPSAESQRPSNAYNGDLNGLLVPDPLCSGDGTSANKPGLRAMPPINLQEKQVICLSGDDSSTCIGILAKEVEIVASSDSSISSKARGSNKVKIQPVAKYDWEQKYYYGNLIAVSNSFLAYAIRAANNGSAMVRVISVSTSERTLLKGFTGSVADLAFAHVNSPQLACLDEAGNLFVWRLALVNGKIQEEILVHIRQPEGTPLNHFRRIIWCPFIPEESEDCCEEGSPTVALLHEDRAEVWDLDMLRSNHNTWPVDVSQIKQGFIVVKGHSTCLSEGALSPDGTVLATASHDGFVKFWQIYIEGQDEPRCLHEWKPHDGRPLSCLLFCDNHKKQDPEVPFWRFLITGADQNRELKMWCTVSWTCLQTIRFSPDIFSSVSVPPSLKVCLDLSAEYLILSDVQRKVLYVMELLQNQEEGCACFSSISEFLLTHPVLSFGIQVVSRCRLRHTEVLPAEEETDSLGADGTHGAGAMESAAGVLIKLFCVHTKALQDVQIRFQPQLNPDVVAPLPTHPAHEDFAFGESRSELGSEGLGSTTHGSQPDLRRIVELPAPANFLSLSNETKPKLMTPDAFMTPSASLQQIAASPSSSSSSSSSSSSSSSSSLTAVSAMSSTSAVDPSLPRPPEELTLSPKLQLDGGLTISSSSSLQASPRGLLPGLLPGPADKLTPKGPGQVLTAASALSLELQEMEPLGLPQASPTRTRSPDVISSASTALSQDIPEIASEALSRGFGSSAPEGLEPDSMASAASALHLLSPRPRPGPELGPQLSLDGGPGDGDRHSAPSLLEAALTQETTAPDSQVWPTAPDITRETCSSLAESPRNGLQEKHKSLAFHRPPYHLLQQHDSQDASAEQSDHDDEVASLASAAGGFGTKVPTPRLPAKDWKTKGSPRASPKLKRKGKKDDGDSSMGSRLTEHQVAETPEDWPALIWQQQRELAQLRHSQEELLQRLCTQLEGLQSTVMGHVERALESRHEQEQRRLERALAEGQQRGGQLQEQLTQQLSQALSSAVAGRLERSIRDEIKKTVPPCVSRSLEPVAGQLSNSVATKLTAVEGSMKESISKLLKSKNLTDAIARAAADTLQGPMQAAYREAFQSVVLPAFEKSCQAMFQQINDSFRLGTQEYLQQLESHMKSRKAREQEAREPVLAQLRGLVSTLQGATEQMAATVSSSVRAEVQHQLHVAVGSLQESILAQVQRIVKGEVSVALKEQQAAVTSSIMQAMRSAAGTPVPAAHLDCQAQQAHILQLLQQGHLNQAFQQALTAADLNLVLYVCETVDPGQVFGQPPCPLSQPVLLSLIQQLASDLGTRTDLKLSYLEEAVMHLDHSDPITRDHMGSVMAQVRQKLFQFLQAEPHNSLGKAARRLSLMLHGLMTPSLP, from the exons GCCCCAGTGCAGAGAGCCAGCGACCATCTAATGCCTACAATGGAGACCTCAACGGGCTCCTGGTCCCAGACCCCCTCTGCTCAGGTGATGGTACTTCAGCAAACAAGCCTGGTCTCCGAGCCATGCCACCTATTAATCTGCAGGAAAAGCAGGTCAT CTGCCTTTCAGGAGACGACAGTTCCACTTGCATTGGGATTTTGGCCAAGGAGGTGGAGATTGTGGCCAGCAGCGACTCTAGCATCTCGAGCAAGGCACGGGGAAGCAACAAG GTAAAAATCCAGCCTGTCGCCAAGTATGACTGGGAGCAGAAATACTACTATGGCAACCTAATTGCTGTGTCTAACTCCTTCTTGGCCTATGCCATTCGTG CTGCCAACAATGGCTCAGCAATGGTGCGGGTGATCAGTGTCAGCACTTCGGAACGGACCCTGCTCAAAGGTTTCACAGGCAGCGTGGCCGATCTGGCCTTTGCACACGTCAATTCCCCACAACTAGCCTGCCTGGATGAGGCAGGCAACCTGTTCGTGTGGCGCTTGGCCCTGGTTAATGGCAAAATTCA AGAAGAGATCTTGGTTCATATCCGACAGCCAGAGGGTACGCCTCTAAACCACTTCCGCAGGATCATCTGGTGCCCCTTCATCCCTGAAGAGAGTGAGGACTGCTGTGAAGAGGGCAGCCCAACTGTGGCCCTGTTGCATGAGGACCGG GCTGAGGTATGGGACTTGGACATGCTCCGCTCCAACCACAACACCTGGCCTGTGGATGTCAGCCAGATCAAGCAGGGCTTCATCGTGGTAAAAGGCCACAGCACA TGCCTAAGTGAAGGGGCCCTTTCACCTGATGGGACTGTCCTGGCTACGGCAAGCCATGATGGCTTCGTCAAGTTTTGGCAGATCTACATTGAGGGGCAGGATGAGCCACG GTGTCTACATGAATGGAAGCCTCATGATGGGCggcccctctcctgcctcctgtttTGTGACAACCATAAGAAGCAGGATCCTGA GGTCCCTTTCTGGAGGTTCCTCATTACTGGTGCTGACCAGAATCGGGAGCTGAAGATGTGGTGCACGGTATCCTGGACCTGCCTGCAGACCATTCG CTTCTCCCCAGATATCTTCAGCTCAGTGAGTGTGCCCCCAAGCCTCAAGGTTTGCCTGGACCTCTCAGCAGAATACCTGATTCTCAGTGATGTGCAACGGAAG GTCCTCTATGTGATGGAACTGCTGCAGAACCAGGAGGAGGGCTGTGCCTGCTTCAGCTCCATCTCTGAGTTCCTGCTCACCCACCCTGTGCTGAGCTTTGGTATCCAGGTCGTGAGTCGCTGCCGGCTGCGGCACACTGAGGTGCTGCCTGCCGAGGAGGAGACCGACAGCCTAGGGGCTG ATGGGACCCATGGAGCCGGGGCCATGGAGTCTGCAGCCGGTGTGCTCATCAAGCTCTTTTGTGTGCACACTAA GGCACTGCAAGATGTGCAGATCCGCTTCCAGCCACAGCTGAACCCAGACGTAGTGGCCCCGCTCCCAACACACCCTGCCCATGAGGACTTTG CGTTTGGAGAGTCTCGGTCTGAACTGGGGTCCGAGGGCCTTGGATCAACTACTCACGGCTCACAGCCTGACCTCCGACGCATCGTAGAGCTGCCGGCCCCTGCCAACTTCCTTAGTTTGAGCAATGAGACCAAGCCCAAGCTGATGACACCTGACGCCTTCATGACACCTAGCGCCTCCCTGCAGCAG ATCGCTGCAtctcccagcagcagcagcagcagcagcagcagcagcagtagcagcagcagctcctctcTCACAGCTGTGTCTGCCATGAGCAGTACTTCAGCCGTGGACCCTTCCTTGCCCAG GCCACCTGAGGAGCTGACCTTGAGCCCCAAGCTACAGTTGGATGGAGGTCTGACaataagcagcagcagcagcctgcaGGCAAGCCCACGGGGCCTCCTGCCTGGCTTGCTCCCAGGTCCGGCTGACAAATTGACTCCCAAAGGGCCTGGGCAG GTGCTTACTGCTGCCTCTGCACTCTCCCTGGAGCTACAGGAAATGGAGCCCCTGGGGCTACCCCAGGCTTCCCCAACTCGCACCCGCTCCCCTGATGTCATCTCCTCAGCTTCCACTGCCCTATCCCAGGATATCCCTGAGATTGCGTCTGAAGCACTGTCCCGTGGCTTTGGTTCCTCTGCTCCTGAGGGCCTAGAGCCAGACAGTATGGCCTCAGCTGCCTCAGCACTGCACCTCCTGTCCCCACGGCCCCGGCCGGGGCCCGAGCTTGGTCCCCAGCTTAGCCTGGATGGAGGCCCTGGGGATGGGGATCGGCATAGTGCCCCTTCCCTTCTGGAGGCAGCCTTGACCCAGGAAACCACAGCCCCTGACAGTCAGGTCTGGCCTACGGCCCCAGACATTACTCGTGAGACCTGCAGCAGCCTGGCAGAGAG ccccaggaatgGCCTCCAGGAAAAGCACAAGAGCCTGGCCTTCCACCGACCACCTTATCACCTGCTGCAGCAACATGACAGCCAGGATGCCAGTGCTGAGCAAAG tGACCACGATGATGAGGTGGCCAGCCTTGCCTCTGCTGCAGGGGGCTTTGGCACCAAAGTTCCCACTCCACGTCTTCCAGCCAAGGACTGGAAGACCAAGGGATCCCCTCGGGCCTCACCTAAGCTCAAAAGGAAGGGCAAAAAGGATGATGG GGATTCGTCTATGGGATCCCGGCTCACAGAGCACCAG GTGGCAGAGACCCCTGAGGACTGGCCAGCTCTCATTTGGCAACAGCAGAGAGAGCTGGCACAGCTGCGGCACAGCCAGGAAGAGCTGCTGCAGCGTCTGTGCACCCAACTTGAAGGCCTGCAGAGCACCGTCATGGGCCACGTGGAACGTGCCCTAGAGTCACGGCATGAGCAGGAGC AACGGCGACTGGAGCGGGCGCTGGCCGAGGGGCAGCAACGGGGTGGgcagctgcaggagcagctgacGCAACAGCTGTCACAAGCGCTGTCTTCAGCTGTGGCTGGGCGGCTGGAGCGCAGCATACGGGATGAGATCAAGAAGACGGTGCCTCCTT gTGTCTCGAGGAGCCTGGAGCCCGTTGCAGGCCAACTGAGCAACTCTGTGGCCACCAAACTCACAGCCGTGGAGGGCAGCATGAAAGAGAGTATCTCCAAGCTGCTCAAGTCCAAG AACCTGACAGATGCCATTGCCCGAGCAGCTGCAGACACATTACAGGGGCCAATGCAGGCCGCCTACCGTGAAGCCTTCCAGAGCGTGGTGCTGCCCGCCTTTGAGAAGAGCTGCCAGGCCATGTTCCAGCAGATCAATGATAGCTTCCGCCTGGGCACACAGGAAT ACTTGCAGCAGCTGGAGAGCCACATGAAGAGCCGAAAGGCACGAGAGCAAGAGGCACGGGAGCCTGTGTTGGCCCAGCTGCGGGGCCTGGTCAGCACACTGCAGGGGGCCACTGAGCAGATGGCAGCTACTGTGTCCAGCAGCGTTCGGGCTGAGGTGCAGCACCAGCTTCACGTGGCTGTGGGCAG CCTGCAGGAGTCAATTTTAGCACAGGTACAGCGCATTGTTAAGGGTGAGGTGAGTGTGGCACTCAAGGAGCAGCAGGCCGCCGTCACCTCTAGCATCATGCAGGCCATGCGCTCAGCTGCTGGCACACCTGTCCCTGCTGCCCACCTCGACTGCCAAGCCCAGCAAGCCCATatcctgcagctgctgcagcagggCCACCTCAATCAGGCCTTCCAGCAG GCCCTAACAGCTGCTGACCTGAACCTGGTGCTGTATGTGTGTGAAACTGTGGACCCAGGCCAGGTTTTTGGGCAGccaccctgccccctctcccagccTGTACTTCTTTCACTCATCCAGCAGCTGGCTTCTGACCTTGGCACTCGAACTGACCTCAAGCTCAG CTACCTAGAAGAGGCTGTGATGCACCTGGACCACAGTGACCCCATCACTCGGGACCACATGGGCTCCGTCATGGCCCAGGTGCGCCAGAAGCTCTTTCAGTTCTTGCAGGCTGAGCCACACAACTCACTTGGCAAAGCGGCCCGGCGTCTCAGCCTCATGCTGCACGGCCTTATGACCCCCAGCCTCCCTTAG
- the NRN1L gene encoding neuritin-like protein, with amino-acid sequence MMCCCCYCCCRRCCCRHRWQPPCALGLLLLLPLVLVCPLAAATVGPGRCDTIYQGFAKCLIRLGDGMGSGGELETVCRSWNDFHTCASQVLLGCPEEAAAVWESLQQEARRAPHPDNLHALCGTPVRVQERGAGPETNQETLRATAPAPPTPTPTPPLLAAALVLACLLGPLA; translated from the exons ATGATGTGCTGCTGCTGTtactgctgctgccgccgctgctgctgTCGCCACCGCTGGCAACCACCCTGTGCACTggggctgttgctgctgctgcccctTG tcCTTGTATGTCCCCTGGCAGCAGCCACAGTAGGCCCAGGCCGCTGTGACACCATATACCAGGGCTTCGCCAAGTGTCTCATCCGCTTGGGGGACGGCATGGGCAGCGGAGGCGAGCTGGAGACTGTCTGCAG GTCTTGGAATGACTTTCACACCTGTGCCTCACAAGTCCTATTGGGCTGCCCAGAGGAGGCAGCTGCCGTGTGGGAGTCACTACAGCAAGAAGCACGCCGGGCCCCACACCCAGACAACTTGCATGCTTTGTGTGGCACCCCTGTGCGTGTTCAGGAGCGGGGCGCGGGTCCGGAGACCAACCAGGAGACACTGAGGGCAACAGCGCCTGCACCACCCACCCCAACGCCCACACCCCCACTGCTGGCAGCTGCTCTGGTGCTTGCCTGCCTCCTGGGACCTCTGGCCTAG